A single region of the Nocardioides aurantiacus genome encodes:
- a CDS encoding SPFH domain-containing protein, with the protein MGLLIVLVVLLLFVVVLLAKSIQIVPQSRVGIVERLGKYQRTLTEGPNLLVPFIDRVRYKIDLREQVVSFPPVSVITEDNLSVDIDTVIYFTVTDPVAATYEIVNYIQGVEQLTITTTRNIVGGMTLEETLTSRDRINTSLSEVLDDATGRWGIKVKRVEIKAIDPPASIKDSMEKQMRADRDKRAAILTAEGQRQSAILTAEGGKQAAILNAEGDRQSLILRAQAERESSILKAQGEGQAIQTVFQAIHDGQPDQALLAYQYLQMMPKIAEGSANKVWVVPSEITKALEGLGSAMNQVSGIPKDSGGPRVRVDPGAMDVEIPEVDTSSADEAVREALRAAEESARTAPGQAASPIGGLDAGRDLAAGIPDPSVTPPPAEAPPAGADGPPDDGSTRA; encoded by the coding sequence ATGGGACTTCTCATCGTGCTGGTGGTGCTGCTGCTCTTCGTGGTGGTGCTGCTGGCCAAGTCCATCCAGATCGTGCCGCAGTCGCGGGTGGGCATCGTGGAGCGGCTGGGCAAGTACCAGCGCACGCTCACCGAGGGCCCCAACCTGCTCGTGCCGTTCATCGACCGGGTGCGCTACAAGATCGACCTGCGTGAGCAGGTGGTCTCGTTCCCGCCCGTCTCGGTGATCACCGAGGACAACCTCTCGGTCGACATCGACACGGTCATCTACTTCACCGTCACCGACCCGGTCGCGGCGACGTACGAGATCGTGAACTACATCCAGGGCGTCGAGCAGCTGACCATCACCACCACCCGCAACATCGTCGGTGGCATGACGCTGGAGGAGACGCTGACCTCCCGCGACCGCATCAACACCAGCCTCTCCGAGGTCCTCGACGACGCCACCGGCCGCTGGGGCATCAAGGTCAAGCGCGTCGAGATCAAGGCGATCGACCCGCCGGCCTCCATCAAGGACTCGATGGAGAAGCAGATGCGCGCCGACCGCGACAAGCGGGCCGCGATCCTCACCGCCGAGGGCCAGCGCCAGTCCGCGATCCTCACCGCCGAGGGCGGCAAGCAGGCCGCCATCCTCAACGCCGAGGGCGACCGCCAGTCGCTGATCCTGCGGGCCCAGGCGGAGCGTGAGTCCTCGATCCTCAAGGCGCAGGGTGAGGGCCAGGCCATCCAGACGGTGTTCCAGGCCATCCACGACGGGCAGCCCGACCAGGCGCTGCTCGCCTACCAGTACCTCCAGATGATGCCCAAGATCGCCGAGGGCTCGGCCAACAAGGTGTGGGTCGTGCCGTCGGAGATCACCAAGGCGCTCGAGGGCCTCGGCTCGGCCATGAACCAGGTCAGCGGCATCCCGAAGGACTCCGGCGGTCCGCGCGTGCGGGTCGACCCCGGGGCCATGGACGTCGAGATCCCCGAGGTCGATACCAGCAGCGCCGACGAGGCCGTCCGCGAGGCGCTGCGCGCCGCCGAGGAGTCGGCACGCACCGCGCCGGGCCAGGCGGCCAGCCCGATCGGCGGACTCGACGCCGGCCGCGACCTCGCGGCCGGCATCCCCGACCCGTCGGTGACGCCCCCGCCCGCCGAGGCCCCGCCGGCCGGCGCCGACGGGCCGCCCGACGACGGGTCGACCCGGGCCTAG
- a CDS encoding sulfite exporter TauE/SafE family protein, whose amino-acid sequence MGPFESAAILLAGVAAGTINTVVGSGTLITFPTLLAFGVPPVTANVSNTLGLAPGSLSGAIGYRAELRGQRRRLVVLGSASLLGGIVGALLLLWLPSSAFDAVVPVLILLGCALVVVGPRLSRRVAARAATRGGLAEHGAWWVWPAVGLAGVYGGYFGAAQGVLLMAILGIGVADTMQRHNAAKNVLALIVNGIAAVVFVLLAFVDVPFAPSSSAGSIDWSVAGLIAAGSVIGGQIGAKVGRRLPPPFLRAVIVTVGLVAVAAFVLPL is encoded by the coding sequence GTGGGTCCCTTCGAATCGGCGGCGATCCTCCTCGCGGGGGTCGCCGCCGGCACGATCAACACCGTCGTGGGCTCCGGGACGCTGATCACCTTCCCGACGCTGCTCGCCTTCGGCGTACCGCCCGTGACGGCCAACGTCTCCAACACCCTGGGCCTGGCACCGGGCTCGCTCTCCGGCGCGATCGGCTACCGCGCCGAGCTCCGCGGGCAGCGCCGCCGGCTCGTGGTGCTGGGCTCGGCCTCGCTGCTCGGCGGCATCGTCGGGGCGCTGCTGCTGCTCTGGCTCCCGTCCTCGGCCTTCGACGCCGTGGTGCCCGTGCTCATCCTCCTCGGGTGCGCCCTCGTGGTCGTCGGCCCGCGCCTCTCGCGCCGGGTCGCGGCGCGGGCGGCCACCCGCGGCGGCCTGGCCGAGCACGGCGCGTGGTGGGTGTGGCCCGCGGTGGGCCTGGCCGGGGTGTACGGCGGCTACTTCGGCGCCGCCCAGGGCGTGCTGCTCATGGCGATCCTCGGCATCGGCGTCGCCGACACCATGCAGCGCCACAACGCCGCCAAGAACGTGCTGGCGCTGATCGTCAACGGCATCGCCGCGGTGGTGTTCGTGCTGCTCGCCTTCGTCGACGTGCCGTTCGCCCCGTCGAGCTCGGCGGGGAGCATCGACTGGTCGGTCGCCGGCCTGATCGCGGCGGGCTCGGTGATCGGCGGCCAGATCGGCGCCAAGGTCGGCCGCCGGCTGCCGCCACCGTTCCTGCGGGCCGTCATCGTGACGGTCGGCCTGGTCGCCGTCGCGGCGTTCGTGCTGCCGCTGTAG
- a CDS encoding NfeD family protein yields the protein MDWLRDNAWQSWMLLAVVLGGLEMLGLELFLLMLAGGAVVGGVTALLGGDPPLQLILALVTSVALLGLVRPNIIGRLHSTPKLVTGHHSLIGRRATVLRELSTSAPGRVKVEGEEWTALPYDEDDAIEAGAVVDVVMIKGATAYVLRAHPPTT from the coding sequence ATGGACTGGCTACGGGACAACGCATGGCAGAGCTGGATGCTCCTCGCCGTCGTCCTGGGCGGCCTGGAGATGCTCGGCCTGGAGCTGTTCCTGCTGATGCTGGCCGGTGGCGCCGTCGTCGGAGGCGTGACGGCCCTGCTCGGCGGGGATCCGCCCCTCCAGCTCATCCTCGCGCTGGTCACCTCGGTCGCGCTGCTGGGCCTGGTGCGTCCCAACATCATCGGCAGGCTCCACTCGACCCCCAAGCTGGTCACCGGCCACCACTCGCTGATCGGACGTCGGGCCACCGTGCTCCGGGAGCTGTCCACCTCGGCGCCGGGCCGGGTCAAGGTCGAGGGCGAGGAGTGGACCGCGCTGCCGTACGACGAGGACGACGCCATCGAGGCCGGTGCCGTGGTCGACGTCGTGATGATCAAGGGTGCGACGGCGTACGTGCTGCGCGCCCACCCGCCGACGACGTAG